A window from Pichia kudriavzevii chromosome 5, complete sequence encodes these proteins:
- a CDS encoding uncharacterized protein (PKUD0E01940; similar to Saccharomyces cerevisiae YGR270W (YTA7); ancestral locus Anc_5.34) yields the protein MPTSRYTTRSRGSRSYYGPGDSDDDADFELDHAKLDGHEDDEPSEEFEEDLREGSTGAADGDVANGHGHGRQYGGQGPVKKDEEEEEEEEEEEEEEVRPHRTRARKQVNYNEDVLLAKLVDEDEELEEEYTNSRPLRASRTSRKVVHMDDDAGHYDKSDEDYDGISGGASKKRTRHGKGIGTAGDDDEEGNGEGEDGLDGDEEFRIDDEEEDENYIKDDDDDFLSGEELKSRNKRRKRESAFVVKDEDEFEDSDTPYEARKTAASLRRSRRSTRTENSLTSQSTTSSRRTRSANRNKWKGILESNQEGNGQLTLEDELRDLQNDSPLASPKRNLRHRKEVNYTLPPPYLTEAQLEELEENASATSHASPRKGRNGGRFGGASSSNAVRRLFPTVGPFGGSEVQSIFQSDTIPSGLAALANAESSDSEDDNELIKPTDPNNTGTTITTTNTTNANIVGPTDLTNSSKKKNTLADTDPLGIDTNIDFSVVGGLDNYINQLKEMITLPLLYPEVYSKFHITPPRGVLFHGPPGTGKTLMARALAASCSSQNRKITFFMRKGADCLSKWVGEAERHLRLLFEEAKNNQPSIIFFDEIDGLAPVRSSKQEQIHASIVSTLLALMDGMDNRGQVIIIGATNRPDSIDPALRRPGRFDREFYFPLPDLKAREDILKIHMRKWEDKLDDNFIRELAILTKGYGGADLRALCTESALNSIQRQYPQIYKANDKLKIDINKIKVNASDFTRALKKIVPNSARNSSNVSEPIPDVIQPLLNKQFEEVMSKIRQILPMEKEISLLEEAEYQSLNDDFRTQQLVKSFDSLRVFKPRIAIQGTKQQGLTYISNAILNKLEGFVIQILDLGKIFSDSSISVENLCIQLFSELKRHKPSILFIPDTIGFLNSITESVRSTIKYLVRGINSNDKILIYCEIEGDSNQVKEINDELEELFDLTEDEIINIRDPDNDERLNFFRKFWDSLNITPNEFNDISIRPKKDTTPLEIVEIKDNKINEENQNIKKLKELAKNDMRLKNSLKVKLSGLLDIFKVRYKRFKKPIIDDHLLVHLFNETPDPNSNYQIKEDKILEVSSGKLYNNIDLDVIEERLWNGYYSEPRQFLHDLELILKDANTSSERDRILKANEMYAHAVVGVEEIEVQFPLLVAQWKEVARREKMRKTEYMKLLQEKESKEKELGGKELNETESKECRSNALESHLDNNVVPETIIDVNGNIENIESREILKDSNIGVGTLLNGNENGHVEYEIKGQTQVQEQSEPNDHGVLKSESELPVEPVHVGDPVEKVEVELMTEEAHKKLLAEETRSDSQIEEEKTKETAFVSEPQSVVYDSAKVEKLRDQLLEKTSNFKLTKLERINSKLFDILWRHRLNLDKTGLLRELDDFIAAL from the coding sequence ATGCCCACGTCTCGCTACACGACAAGGTCTCGGGGTTCGAGAAGCTACTATGGGCCCGGGGATTCTGACGACGATGCCGACTTTGAGCTGGATCATGCCAAGTTGGATGGACACGAGGACGACGAGCCATCGGAGGAATTCGAGGAAGATCTACGGGAAGGCAGTACGGGGGCCGCTGATGGAGACGTTGCAAATGGCCACGGGCACGGCAGACAGTATGGCGGGCAGGGCCCTGTGAAGaaagacgaagaagaagaagaagaagaagaagaagaagaggaggaggaggtAAGACCGCATCGAACGCGTGCACGTAAACAAGTAAATTATAACGAAGATGTCCTTCTGGCCAAACTGGTTGACGAGGACGAAGAACTAGAGGAGGAGTATACCAACAGTCGCCCCCTCCGTGCAAGCAGAACGTCAAGAAAGGTTGTTCATATGGACGACGATGCTGGTCACTACGATAAGAGTGATGAAGACTACGATGGCATTTCTGGAGGCGCAAGTAAAAAGCGAACGCGTCATGGTAAGGGTATTGGTACTGCTGGCGACGATGACGAGGAAGGAAATGGGGAGGGAGAAGATGGGTTAGATGGTGATGAGGAATTCCGTATTGacgatgaggaagaagatgaaaattaTATTAAggatgacgatgatgatttccTCTCGGGGGAGGAATTGAAAAGTCGAAAcaagaggaggaaaaggGAAAGTGCATTTGTTGTGAAGGACGAGGacgaatttgaagataGTGACACCCCCTATGAGGCCAGAAAAACTGCTGCGTCATTGAGGAGATCACGAAGATCAACACGCACAGAAAATTCTCTCACTTCACAATCTACCACATCGTCCCGTCGCACACGTTCTGCAAACCGAAACAAATGGAAGGGTATCTTGGAATCCAACCAAGAGGGAAATGGGCAACTCACATTAGAGGATGAGTTGAGGGATTTACAGAATGATTCTCCGCTGGCTTCTCCCAAGAGAAACTTGAGACACAGAAAAGAAGTTAATTATACGTTACCACCGCCCTATTTAACAGAAGCACAGTTGGAGGAATTGGAGGAGAACGCGTCAGCTACTTCTCATGCTAGTCCAAGAAAGGGGAGGAACGGTGGGAGGTTTGGTGGTGCCAGTTCATCAAATGCAGTCAGAAGGTTGTTCCCCACGGTTGGTCCATTTGGCGGGAGCGAGGTGCAATCGATTTTCCAGTCAGATACTATACCAAGTGGATTGGCAGCTTTAGCAAATGCAGAATCAAGTGACTCCgaagatgataatgaaCTAATAAAACCAACCGACCCTAACAATACAGGTACTACCATCACTACTACAAACACGACCAATGCAAATATAGTAGGTCCGACAGACTTGACCAATTCatcgaaaaagaaaaataccTTGGCTGATACGGATCCTCTTGGAATTGACAcaaatattgatttttctgttgttggtggGTTGGATAATTATATCAACCAATTAAAGGAGATGATCACCTTACCATTGTTGTATCCCGAAGTTTATTCCAAATTTCATATAACTCCACCAAGAGGTGTGTTATTTCATGGTCCTCCAGGTACAGGTAAGACTTTGATGGCACGTGCCTTAGCAGCTTCATGCTCTTCACAAAATAGGAAGATTACTTTTTTTATGAGAAAAGGTGCTGATTGTCTATCCAAATGGGTTGGCGAAGCAGAACGTCATTTGCGGTTActatttgaagaagctaaaaACAATCAACCATCGATCATATTTTTTGACGAAATCGATGGGTTGGCTCCAGTTAGATCTTCCAAACAAGAACAGATACATGCATCCATTGTTTCGACATTGTTGGCTCTAATGGACGGTATGGATAATAGAGGCCAGGTTATAATCATCGGTGCAACCAATAGACCGGATTCCATCGATCCCGCTCTTCGAAGACCAGGTCGTTTTGATAGAGAATTCTACTTTCCATTGCCTGATTTGAAGGCTCGTGAAGATATTCTGAAAATTCATATGAGAAAGTGGGAAGACAAATTAGATGACAATTTTATTAGAGAGTTGGCCATTCTAACAAAGGGGTATGGAGGTGCCGATTTGAGGGCATTGTGCACAGAATCGGCATTAAACAGTATCCAGAGACAGTATCCTCAGATTTATAAGGCTAATGACAAACTGAAaattgatatcaacaaaatcaaagtgAATGCAAGCGACTTTACAAGAGCACTTAAGAAAATTGTTCCAAATAGTGCCAGAAACTCAAGTAATGTATCTGAACCAATACCTGACGTCATCCAGCCTTTATTGaataaacaatttgaagaagtgaTGTCGAAGATTCGTCAAATTTTACCaatggaaaaggaaattagCCTATTGGAAGAAGCAGAGTACCAAAGTCTGAACGATGATTTCAGAACACAACAATTGGTCAAATCATTTGATTCCTTGAGAGTCTTCAAACCACGAATCGCAATCCAAGGTACAAAACAGCAAGGTTTAACATATATTAGCAATGCAATTTTAAATAAATTGGAAGGTTTTGTTATTCAAATTTTAGATCTTGGTAAAATTTTTAGTGACTCCAGTATTAgtgttgaaaatttatgTATCCAGTTATTTTCTGAATTGAAGAGACATAAGCCGagtattttatttatacCGGACACGATTGGATTCCTTAACTCGATCACAGAGTCGGTCAGGTCGACAATCAAGTATCTTGTTAGAGGTATTAATAGTAATGACAAGATCCTAATATACTGCGAAATTGAGGGGGATTCAAATCAAGTAAAGGAAATCAACGAcgaattggaagaattgTTCGATTTAACAGAAGATGAGATAATTAACATAAGGGATCCCgataatgatgaaagattgaattttttcagaaaattCTGGGATTCTTTGAACATTACCCCAAATGAGTTTAATGACATTAGTATTCGTCCGAAGAAGGATACGACACCTTTAGAAATCGTGGAAATAAAAGACAACAAAATTAATgaggaaaatcaaaatataaaaaaattaaaagagTTAGCCAAAAACGATATGAGGTTGAAAAACTCCTTAAAAGTTAAACTCTCTGGGTTACTTGATATCTTTAAGGTCCGCTATAAGAGGTTTAAAAAGCCAATCATCGATGACCACCTTTTAGTCCATTTGTTTAATGAAACACCTGATCCGAACAGCAACTATCAAATTAAAGAGGATAAAATTCTAGAAGTTTCATCGGGCAAATTGTATAATAACATTGATTTagatgttattgaagaacGGTTATGGAATGGCTACTACAGTGAACCAAGACAATTTTTGCACGATTTGGAACTTATTTTAAAAGATGCAAACACATCTTCTGAAAGAGATAGGATATTAAAGGCGAATGAAATGTATGCGCATGCagttgttggtgttgaagaaatcgaaGTACAGTTCCCACTGTTAGTTGCACAATGGAAGGAAGTGGCTCGGAGGGaaaaaatgaggaaaacTGAGTATATGAAGCTCCTACAGGAAAAAGAGTCGAAGGAAAAAGAGCTAGGGGGGAAGGAATTGAATGAAACTGAATCAAAGGAGTGTCGGTCAAACGCTTTGGAGTCTCACTTAGACAATAATGTTGTGCCGGAAACGATTATCGATGTCAATGgcaatattgaaaacatcgAATCTAGAGAAATACTGAAGGACTCTAATATCGGTGTTGGAACATTGTTGAACGGTAATGAGAATGGGCATGTAGAATATGAGATCAAGGGTCAAACTCAAGTGCAGGAACAATCAGAGCCAAACGATCATGGTGTACTGAAAAGCGAATCAGAATTACCAGTTGAACCAGTCCATGTTGGTGACCCCGTAGAGAAGGTTGAAGTTGAACTGATGACAGAAGAGGCGCACAAAAAACTTCTGGCAGAAGAGACACGGAGTGATTCACAAatagaagaagagaagacTAAAGAAACAGCATTTGTTTCAGAACCACAGAGTGTTGTTTATGATTCTGCCAAAGTTGAGAAATTACGAGACCAACTACTAGAAAAAACTTCGAACTTTAAACTGACTAAATTAGAACGTATCAACAGCAAGCTTTTTGATATCTTATGGAGACACAGGCTCAATCTAGACAAGACCGGACTGTTGCGAGAATTAGATGATTTTATAGCCGCTTTATAA
- a CDS encoding uncharacterized protein (PKUD0E01950) — protein MSKRNEIKEKEQLRLQIQAQFNKIDETVLSWLKPTPQLSTANTSTDNEFANQIVIPNGKGINFDDSIKDEKKVTISDFLQDENLDKRKKEGLDKVKKVGDLKKSGVGNSSNSLRALTNKLRKDRRGDFERKKALKSSIAEKIKGDKKIYKANDDDEEDSEDEEDEILKRKSKGKNDVMGKGKNKRPF, from the coding sequence ATGTCCAAACGGAACGAGattaaagagaaagagCAGTTGCGGTTGCAAATACAAGCGCAGTTTAACAAGATTGATGAAACTGTGTTATCTTGGCTGAAACCGACTCCTCAACTGAGCACTGCAAACACAAGCACAGATAATGAATTTGCCAATCAGATAGTAATACCCAATGGGAAGGGTATCAATTTTGACGATTCCATCAAAGATGAGAAAAAAGTGACCATATCTGATTTCTTACAAGATGAAAATCTAGataagagaaaaaaagaaggacTAGACAAGGTTAAGAAGGTTGGagatttaaagaaaagtgGTGTTGGAAATTCAAGTAATTCCCTCCGAGCGTTAACAAATAAGCTAAGAAAGGATAGGCGTGGTGATTTTGAAAGGAAGAAGGCTTTGAAGAGTTCCATTGCTGAGAAGATAAAGGGGGACAAGAAAATATACAAAGCGAACGACGATGACGAAGAGGACTCAGAGgacgaagaagatgaaattctTAAGAGAAAGAGCAAGGGAAAGAACGATGTCATGGGTAAAGGCAAGAACAAGAGACCGTTTTAA
- a CDS encoding uncharacterized protein (PKUD0E01960; Pfam Domains: HSF_DNA-bind(3e-14)) → MDGKPVQDNQHMANINATNMVPQQVYVESLRQGYTFQPMMQRPLSTSSNPNTNQNLNQNTFSGPGTNPNSNPNVNSNLNINVGQFPYINHQIYQHQQHPQQLVMSPHPHIPMITASSIQYAPYPHAISPTGIIMNPMHQNHLLHQQQQQHHHHHQQQQQQQQQQQQQQQQQQQHHHQQFPPQQIHQQHHQLQILHPQPQMQHRSISNSSIPDHPHLNHHHNHLQHLQINKNPKRLISKDTSTSKTKNIRKVSAFITKLYSMLHNPSLSHLIWWSGSNQLDDTTFALLPGAEFSNCLTTYFKHGNVASFVRQLHMYGFHKVCDGNQSHMSHSYNYSSGNHNNNNNNNNNNVYDHNPAVWEFRHTSGKFRRGDMKSLHLIKRRANSRKSRPSSVKTLSITEREVEKPEICNNVKKEEAVEEEGDGDEDEDEVEEESKQAAVDTLLKHENQTQIIDKTENRDNTESGRDSERRGSTRKNDQIESIHGKTVTARPLHNPFEHYNSQQIHKPAASSSRSNSPTNMTKPHELFFKHSRQRYPSVFVDPCAPIPPSNIPKQPLQLPPIQPSDSPAPMPKKNEGLMGLPSLSSISSQSSRSIPSPSSSISARNGRFNFSRTSSSSLNSITSQLRPSIFDLHAPSPASSISAHTSIFSGSSISSSTGSIGSISSILNEDRRLPSLSELPVPLASSSLKTLVAESDSNITKHDDSRTKVEKSSLQTEPGERAKPDSSIEQNTN, encoded by the coding sequence ATGGATGGCAAACCTGTTCAGGATAATCAACACATGGCCAACATAAATGCAACAAACATGGTCCCCCAACAGGTGTACGTGGAGTCTCTAAGACAGGGATACACTTTTCAACCTATGATGCAACGGCCCCTATCCACTTCCTCGAACCCAAatacaaatcaaaatcttaATCAAAATACATTTTCTGGCCCCGGCACGAATCCAAACTCAAACCCAAATGTGAACTCCAATTTAAATATTAATGTCGGCCAGTTCCCCTACATtaatcatcaaatttatcaacacCAGCAGCACCCTCAACAGCTGGTTATGTCTCCTCACCCTCATATTCCAATGATAACGGCTTCTTCCATACAATATGCTCCATATCCTCATGCAATATCTCCTACCGGTATTATCATGAACCCAATGCACCAAAATCATTTGTtgcatcaacaacagcaacaacatcatcatcaccatcaacaacaacaacaacagcagcagcagcagcagcagcagcaacagcagcaacagcaacatcatcatcaacagttCCCCCCACAACAGATTCACCAACAGCATCATCAACTCCAAATCCTACATCCACAGCCTCAAATGCAGCATCGATCTATCTCAAACAGCTCCATTCCGGATCATCCTCAtttaaatcatcatcataacCATCTTcagcatcttcaaattAATAAAAATCCTAAACGTCTAATAAGTAAAGACACATCAACTTCCAAAACGAAAAATATTAGGAAAGTATCCGCTTTTATAACGAAACTATACTCTATGCTACACAATCCTTCATTGTCTCACCTAATTTGGTGGAGCGGTAGTAATCAGCTCGACGACACTACATTCGCCCTATTACCAGGTGCAGAGTTCTCCAATTGCTTAACAACTTATTTCAAGCATGGTAACGTGGCCTCTTTTGTCAGACAATTGCACATGTATGGGTTTCACAAAGTTTGTGATGGAAACCAATCCCATATGAGCCACAGCTACAACTATAGCAGTGGCAACcataataacaataataataataataataataatgtttACGATCATAACCCAGCTGTTTGGGAATTCCGACACACTTCAGGAAAATTCAGAAGAGGTGACATGAAAAGCCTACATCTGATTAAGAGGAGGGCCAACTCAAGGAAGTCTCGTCCTTCATCAGTGAAGACTCTCAGTATAACTGAAAGAGAAGTTGAGAAACCCGAAATTTGCAATAAtgtaaaaaaagaagaagcagtTGAAGAGGAGGGCGATGgtgatgaggatgaagatgaagtaGAAGAGGAGTCAAAGCAAGCAGCAGTGGACACACTTTTGAAAcatgaaaaccaaacacAGATTATAGacaaaactgaaaataGAGATAATACTGAAAGTGGGAGAGATAGTGAACGTAGGGGAAGTACCAGAAAAAATGACCAAATAGAGTCGATCCATGGTAAAACAGTCACTGCAAGACCGCTGCATAACCCATTCGAACATTATAATTCCCAGCAAATCCACAAACCTGCTGCTAGCTCTTCTAGATCTAACTCTCCAACAAACATGACTAAACCCCATGAACTTTTCTTTAAGCATTCAAGACAGAGATACCCATCCGTTTTTGTTGATCCTTGTGCGCCAATTCCTCCTTCGAATATACCGAAACAACCTTTGCAATTACCGCCAATTCAGCCCTCAGATAGTCCAGCTCCCAtgccaaagaaaaatgaggGCTTGATGGGACTACCCTCACTATCGTCAATCTCTAGCCAGTCTTCTCGTTCTATTCCGTCTCCCAGCAGTAGCATATCTGCAAGGAATGGCAGGTTTAATTTCTCAAGGACTTCGTCTTCCTCACTCAATTCAATTACTAGTCAGCTGCGGCCTTCCATTTTTGACCTGCATGCACCTTCACCggcttcttcaatatctgcACACACTTCGATATTTAGCGGATCTTCAATATCCTCATCCACTGGAAGCATCGGCTCAATATCCAGCATACTGAATGAAGACCGTAGATTACCATCATTATCGGAACTCCCTGTACCTTTGGCTAgttcatcattgaaaactttggtGGCGGAAAGTGATTCCAATATAACCAAACATGATGACTCTAGAactaaagttgaaaaatcatCTTTGCAAACTGAACCGGGGGAAAGAGCTAAACCGGATAGTTCGATTGAGCAGAACACCAATTAA
- a CDS encoding uncharacterized protein (PKUD0E01970; similar to Saccharomyces cerevisiae YGR240C (PFK1); ancestral locus Anc_5.85) — protein sequence MSKISNFESGVDSVSNVLYTSFTVNKTSDYTSLIKFYNSLGFKIIKTYSKEESLTSSIDIQGVSTDSRKECWLESFPITRTDSNGKIIPFQETIEYKYPQLTPQLAKLNKGVVLKIRLVSHDVHKNPELPGRLIIFTSQLKDVAKLVESLNLPIIKPSPLEKNRIEFFIEDPVGNLVGFTNKVNNKTIDSNDEFFASDEEIKKFKQTQEENLIKNASQTKKRIAVLTSGGDSQGMCAAVRSVVRAGIYLDCEVFGCYEGYSGLVKGGELLRKLEWSDVRGWLSLGGTLIGTARCMEFREREGRLQAAKNMIIKGIDALVVCGGDGSLTGADLFRSEWPSLVEELVTKKILTDEQVKPYRNLTIVGLVGSIDNDMALTDNTIGAYSSLERICEMVDYIDSTASSHSRAFVVEVMGRNCGWLALMAGICCGADYSFLPERPPNAETWKDELKEICLRHRGKGRRKTTVIVAEGAIDNQLNKITSENVKDCLVEIGLDTRITKLGHVQRGGTAVAIDRFLATLQGVEAIKAVLENTPETPSPMIGIQNNRIVRIPLVEAVKTTKSVATAIKEKRFDDAMSLRDSTFKEFYKNFLSISQDDDDKKLLPVEERLNIGIIQVGAPTAALNPATRAIVLYLLSKGHKAYGIENGFQGLISHGSFRDLSWIDVEEWHNLGGSELGTNRVLPNEDIGSVAYQLQEKKIDGLIVIGGFEAYQSVKQLKDASKTYPIFNMPIVCLPSTVSNNVPGTEYSLGVDTCLNVLVNYCDAVKQSASSSRRRVFVIEVQGGNCGYIASYIGVVTGALAVYTPEHNISLKTIEEDLELLEKTFANDHGDERSGRIFIRNEKASDVYTTQLIADIIMENAHGKYESRTAIPGHVQQGKIPSSFDRTSAVRFAIKACEFIEEKHAAISKKISEYNSEHLILPNTSENSNGEEAIDGKFKHFENKDFFNTEKRLLYVYHHGKRILVADDNNAVVCGIQGTNVAFRDINDVWESNTNVKLRKGNEIHWDKLNQVGDMLSGRLMIRENKN from the coding sequence ATgtcaaagatatcaaacTTTGAGTCCGGTGTGGATTCAGTTTCTAATGTTTTATATACATCGTTTACGGTCAACAAAACATCAGATTACACATCATTAATCAAGTTTTACAATTCCTTAGGCTTCAAGATCATCAAAACATATTCCAAGGAGGAGTCATTGACGAGCTCTATCGATATACAAGGTGTCTCGACAGACTCTAGAAAGGAATGCTGGCTGGAATCATTCCCTATTACCAGGACCGACTCCAACGGTAAGATTATTCCATTCCAAGAAACTATTGAATATAAGTATCCTCAATTGACACCTCAGTTGGCAAAGTTGAATAAGGGtgttgttttgaaaatcagGTTGGTTTCTCATGATGTTCATAAAAATCCTGAGTTACCAGGTAGGTTAATTATTTTCACATCTCAATTGAAGGATGTTGCAAAGTTGGTTGAGTCACTAAATCTTCCTATTATCAAGCCATCCCCATTAGAGAAGAATAGGATCGaattttttattgaagaCCCTGTTGGTAATTTGGTTGGCTTTACTAATAAAgtcaacaacaaaacaattgaTTCTAATGATGAATTCTTCGCaagtgatgaagaaatcaaaaagttcaaGCAGactcaagaagaaaaccTCATCAAAAACGCATcacaaacaaagaaaagaattgCAGTTTTAACTTCCGGTGGTGATTCTCAAGGTATGTGTGCAGCAGTTAGAAGTGTTGTACGTGCTGGTATTTACCTCGATTGTGAAGTTTTCGGGTGTTACGAAGGTTACTCGGGTTTGGTTAAAGGTGGTGAGCTTTTAAGGAAACTAGAGTGGAGTGATGTTAGAGGTTGGTTATCTCTAGGAGGAACATTGATCGGTACTGCGAGATGTATGGAATttagagaaagagaaggcAGATTACAAGCAGCTAAAAATATGATTATCAAAGGTATTGATGCGTTGGTTGTTTGTGGTGGTGATGGTTCACTTACTGGTGCTGATTTATTTAGAAGTGAGTGGCCTTCATTGGTTGAAGAGTTAGTCACTAAAAAGATCCTAACTGACGAACAGGTCAAACCTTATAGAAACTTAACAATCGTCGGGTTGGTGGGTTccattgataatgatatGGCACTGACTGACAACACGATTGGTGCGTACTCTTCGTTGGAAAGAATTTGTGAGATGGTTGATTATATCGACTCCACTGCTTCATCACATTCCAGAGCGTTTGTGGTTGAGGTCATGGGTAGAAACTGTGGTTGGTTGGCTTTAATGGCAGGTATTTGTTGTGGTGCGGACTACTCCTTTTTACCCGAGAGACCTCCAAATGCAGAAACTTGGAAGGATGAGTTGAAGGAAATCTGTCTAAGACATAGAGGTAAAGGTAGGAGAAAGACTACCGTTATTGTTGCAGAAGGTGCGATAGACAACCAACTAAATAAAATCACCAGTGAGAATGTCAAGGATTGTTTGGTTGAGATTGGTCTTGACACCAGAATCACCAAACTAGGTCACGTCCAAAGAGGTGGTACAGCGGTTGCGATCGATAGATTCTTGGCTACCTTACAAGGTGTTGAAGCAATCAAGGCAGTTTTAGAGAATACACCTGAGACTCCATCACCAATGATTGGTATCCAAAACAATAGAATTGTTCGTATACCGTTAGTCGAGGCTGTTAAAACTACTAAGAGTGTTGCAACAGCGATCAAGGAGAAGAGATTTGATGATGCAATGTCCTTGAGAGATTCTACCTTTAAGGAATTCTACAAGAactttctttcaatttctcaggatgatgatgataaaaaGTTATTACCAGTGGAGGAAAGATTGAATATTGGTATAATTCAAGTTGGTGCGCCAACAGCAGCTTTGAATCCAGCAACTAGAGCAATTGTACTTTACTTATTATCCAAGGGACACAAAGCATAtggaattgaaaatggtttCCAAGGATTAATCAGCCATGGTTCATTCAGAGATTTAAGTTGGATTGACGTTGAAGAATGGCATAATCTTGGTGGATCAGAGTTGGGTACAAACAGGGTTCTCCCAAATGAAGACATTGGATCCGTTGCATATCAAttacaagagaaaaagattgATGGGTTAATTGTTATTGGAGGTTTTGAAGCATACCAATCTGTCAAGCAGTTGAAGGATGCAAGTAAAACCTACCCAATTTTTAATATGCCAATTGTCTGTTTACCAAGTACAGTATCAAATAACGTGCCAGGTACTGAGTATTCTCTTGGTGTCGATACTTGTTTGAATGTGCTAGTCAACTATTGTGATGCTGTGAAGCAAAGTGCGTCATCATCACGTCGCCGGGTGTTTGTTATCGAAGTCCAGGGTGGAAATTGCGGATACATTGCATCATATATTGGAGTTGTTACAGGTGCATTAGCAGTCTACACTCCAGAGCATAATATCTCATTGAAGACGATAGAggaagatttggaattgttgGAGAAGACCTTTGCCAATGACCATGGTGATGAGAGATCTGGACGTATCTTCATTCGGAATGAGAAGGCCAGTGATGTTTACACCACACAGTTGATTGCCGATATTATCATGGAGAACGCACATGGCAAGTATGAAAGCCGTACCGCCATTCCCGGCCATGTTCAACAGGGTAAGATACCATCTAGTTTTGATAGAACCAGTGCAGTTAGGTTTGCTATCAAGGCATGTGAGTTCATTGAGGAGAAGCACGCAGCAATTTCCAAGAAGATCTCCGAATACAATTCCGAGCATTTGATCCTACCCAACACCTCAGAGAATTCTAATGGTGAAGAAGCAATAGACGGTAAATTCAAGCATTTCGAGAATAAggatttcttcaatacGGAGAAGAGATTACTGTATGTTTATCACCACGGTAAGAGGATTCTAGTTGCAGACGACAACAACGCGGTTGTCTGTGGTATACAAGGCACCAATGTTGCATTCAGAGACATCAACGACGTTTGGGAGAGCAACACCAATGTGAAATTGAGAAAGGGTAACGAGATTCATTGGGATAAGTTAAACCAGGTGGGAGATATGTTGAGTGGGAGATTAATGATTCGTGAAAACAAGAACTGA